In Drosophila pseudoobscura strain MV-25-SWS-2005 chromosome 4, UCI_Dpse_MV25, whole genome shotgun sequence, the following proteins share a genomic window:
- the LOC4816355 gene encoding pyruvate kinase yields the protein MSLSSKSLLREGSTHLTHICELDLNNQASHRRLTSIIATISESSRDPDTIYNMLMKGVNIFRLNFAHESHEAHTQTIELVNDALERIKKETGQNRTAAFAVDTRGPQIRTGILDAGNEILMRKGDNIRLSINRDLYDKGNKDAIYVDYPNIINLTKPGDRVFIDDGKLFLIIQEVGVDGLICEVIQGGMLGNNRNVILPEIEIDLPAVSEKDMFDIQFSMQANVDFLFASAVRSAKNLKELRAVLGEKGKYIKLIPKIDSKIALSRFSEIMREADGILLSRADLGTQIPVEKLLITQKSILSQCNRMGKPCILSSQLLESMRFNPFPTRAESFDLANAVIDGADCIMLSSEVAIGAYPNETISVCDEICREAEKILWYRDLFSDLVSEVRGELDAAHSLAIAAVETAKRTNATLIIVLTTSGRSAALVSKFRPRCPVMAVTRCERSARMVYIHRGVVPVLYTAEPSSEYAEDVDERVAFALTVAKKGEMINDGDPIVIVSAWKNGGGFTNNVRVVYAFFEADRVDCLFRADRRISRKNTALQAESAQEEKKSVRV from the exons ATGTCTCTTTCCTCGAAAAGCCTCTTGCGCGAGGGCTCAACACATTTGACCCATATCTGCGAACTGGATCTGAACAATCAAGCCTCACACCGTCGGCTAACATCGATTATAGCGACTATTTCCGAGAGCTCGCGGGATCCGGATACCATATACAACATGCTGATGAAGGGCGTGAACATATTTCGTTTGAACTTTGCCCATGAATCGCACGAAGCACACACCCAGACCATTGAGTTGGTCAATGACGCGCTGGAACGGATCAAAAAGGAAACGGGTCAGAACCGAACGGCTGCGTTTGCGGTGGACACTCGAGGGCCACAGATCCGGACGGGAATCCTGGATGCCGGCAATGAGATACTGATGCGCAAGGGAGACAATATACGCCTCTCAATAAACCGGGATCTGTATGACAAGGGAAACAAGGATGCGATCTATGTGGACTACCCGAACATAATCAACCTCACCAAGCCCGGAGATCGTGTGTTCATCGATGATGGCAAGCTGTTTCTCATTATTCAGGAGGTGGGTGTAGATGGGCTCATTTGTGAGGTGATTCAAGGCGGGATGTTGGGCAACAACCGCAACGTTATCCTTCCGGAGATCGAAATAGACCTGCCAGCCGTATCAGAAAAGGATATGTTTGACATACAGTTCAGCATGCAGGCCAATGTCGACTTTCTGTTCGCCTCGGCCGTTCGAAGCGCCAAGAATCTGAAGGAGCTGCGTGCCGTCCTGGGGGAGAAGGGAAAATACATTAAGTTAATTCCCAAGATAGACAGCAAGATCGCTCTAAGTCGTTTCTCAGAGATAATGCGTGAAGCGGACGGTATTCTCCTGTCGCGAGCCGATCTGGGAACCCAAATACCTGTCGAGAAGCTACTCATCACCCAGAAGAGTATCTTGAGCCAATGCAATAGGATGGGCAAGCCCTGCATTCTGAGCTCTCAACTGCTGGAATCGATGCGGTTCAATCCGTTCCCAACTCGAGCCGAATCCTTCGATCTGGCCAATGCCGTCATCGACGGGGCGGACTGCATCATGCTCTCCTCCGAGGTGGCTATCGGTGCCTATCCCAACGAGACCATATCTGTGTGCGATGAGATTTGCCGAGAGGCTGAGAAGATTCTCTGGTATCGTGACTTGTTTTCCGATCTGGTCAGCGAGGTGCGTGGCGAGCTGGACGCCGCCCATTCGCTGGCCATTGCCGCGGTAGAAACGGCCAAGCGCACTAATGCTACGCTCATCATTGTCCTGACGACCTCCGGACGGTCGGCGGCTCTGGTCAGCAAGTTTCGGCCCCGCTGCCCCGTCATGGCGGTGACGCGCTGCGAACGATCCGCCCGCATGGTGTATATCCATCGAGGTGTCGTTCCGGTCCTGTATACAGCCGAGCCAAGCAGTGAGTATGCCGAAGACGTGGATGAGCGGGTTGCGTTCGCCCTGACCGTCGCTAAAAAGGGGGAGATGATCAACGATGGCGACCCCATTGTGATTGTCAGTGCCTGGAAGAACGGCGGGGGCTTCACCAACAACGTGCGCGTTGTCTACGCATTCTTTGAGGCCGACCGCGTCGATTGTCTCTTCAGAGCCGACCGACGCATCTCACGAAAGAACACAGCACTGCAGGCAGAAAGTGCCCAAGAAG AAAAGAAAAGTGTCCGCGTGTGA
- the daw gene encoding inhibin beta A chain: MAKYFITLVLLLCLALENNNIYNRLHARSHPSSRGDILRPHPKHLPHQHVQHTSQQLQQHHIRQQRSRELKHVEPDPTSEEEDAKRQYYTRLRRHQLHQRDHFLQQERSYNHPALAELKSMPMARLWQHLSKDYEEELPVQHAVLADGLMDYSHMFGDDPNTAATAQYSDEESNLSPLFYVRNELRDQELELKQQKQMKIDQEESQGPEPAPPIVAEPVPETEPSEPSLNATITAKSSGGCPKCESNRQVEHITEEELTHLRIEFVKQQILEKLRLKESPNVSAVELPKPIFEGVTLNHPDDSSKNKELDDYYARTSKKFILLNREETECNRLGVHPSMCFSFKIDDADADGFDVSTAVLWLFKNKQNHTASPIDGPLSNNTKKQQTIVVSEVEEQMDSKYLPLAKAIAIQSVDVQDEWMKIDIEWPIKRWIGSHELSHLIQITCESCDISNMEDIISVDKDYRPFIMIDTQNRRSKSRQKRSINCSSGVTECCREQLYISFKDIGWSNWILQPEGYHAYFCRGSCSSLASVTQAASHHSSLLKILNTNGTNKSLELVPCCTAKQYSSLQLVVMDSSNTATLKTLPNMVVESCGCR; encoded by the exons ATGGCCAAATATTTCATTAccttggtgctgctgctgtgcctggCCCTGGAAAACAATAATATCTACAATCGTCTGCACGCCCGGTCCCATCCCAGCTCCCGCGGCGACATCCTGCGCCCGCACCCAAAGCACCTGCCCCACCAGCATGTCCAGCACACctcgcagcagctgcagcagcaccacatcCGGCAGCAGCGATCCAGAGAACTGAAACACGTGGAACCGGATCCCACCAGCGAGGAAGAAGACGCGAAGAGGCAGTACTACACGAGGCTGAGGAGGCATCAGCTCCATCAGCGTGACCATTTCCTGCAGCAGGAGAGGAGCTACAACCACCCGGCGCTGGCGGAGCTGAAGAGCATGCCCATGGCTCGACtgtggcagcacctgagcaaGGACTATGAGGAGGAGCTCCCCGTGCAGCACGCTGTCCTCGCAGATGGCCTTATGGACTATTCTCACATGTTCGGCGACGATCCTAATACGGCGGCCACTGCCCAATACTCTGACGAGGAGTCGAACCTGAGTCCCTTGTTCTATGTGAGGAATGAACTCCGAGATCAAGAGTTGGAGCtgaagcagcagaaacagatgAAAATAGACCAGGAGGAGAGCCAGGGACCAGAGCCAGCACCTCCAATAGTGGCTGAACCAgtgccagagacagagccatcTGAGCCCTCACTCAATGCAACCATCACTGCAAAGTCCTCCGGAGGCTGTCCCAAGTGCGAGAGCAATCGTCAGGTGGAGCACATCACCGAAGAGGAGCTCACACATCTGCGCATCGAGTTCGTCAAGCAGCAGATCCTGGAGAAGCTGCGTCTCAAGGAGAGTCCAAACGTGTCCGCCGTGGAGCTGCCGAAACCCATATTCGAGGGAGTGACGCTCAATCATCCAGATGATAGCAGCAAGAACAAGGAACTAGACGATTATTACGCCCGCACCAGCAAGAAATTCATACTGCTCAATAGAG AGGAGACAGAGTGCAATCGCCTGGGTGTGCATCCCTCAATGTGCTTCAGCTTCAAGATCGACGACGCCGATGCCGACGGTTTCGATGTAAGCACCGCTGTGCTGTGGCTCTTCAAGAATAAGCAGAACCACACCGCCAGCCCCATCGATGGTCCGCTGTCGAACAACACCAAGAAGCAGCAGACGATTGTGGTTTCCGAAGTGGAGGAGCAGATGGACTCCAAATATTTGCCGCTGGCCAAAGCCATAGCCATTCAGTCGGTGGATGTCCAAG ATGAGTGGATGAAGATCGACATCGAGTGGCCCATCAAGCGCTGGATTGGTAGTCACGAGCTGAGCCACCTGATCCAGATCACGTGCGAGTCGTGCGATATCAGCAACATGGAGGATATCATATCGGTAGACAAGGACTATCGACCGTTCATAATGATCGACACCCAGAACCGGCGCAGCAAGTCGCGGCAAAAGCGTAGTATTAACTGTTCCAGCGGCGTGACGGAGTGCTGCCGCGAGCAGCTCTACATATCCTTCAAGGACATTGGCTGGAGCAACTGGATCCTGCAGCCGGAGGGCTATCACGCCTACTTCTGCCGCGGCTCCTGCAGCTCCCTGGCGAGCGTCACACAAGCTGCCTCCCACCACAGCTCATTGTTG AAAATCCTTAACACAAATGGTACAAACAAGTCCCTGGAGCTGGTGCCCTGCTGCACCGCCAAACAGTATTCCTCGCTGCAGCTGGTTGTGATGGACTCGAGCAATACGGCCACTCTGAAGACTCTTCCAAATATGGTGGTGGAGTCATGCGGCTGCAGATAG
- the G6P gene encoding glucose-6-phosphatase 2: MDGNLWDLAVETYNHVVTAELRINELVQERLSLGDPLWRFLSVYMEPGLLFNLVIPLCGIYSQALLTRLLFAVGLASTLNSFVKWILPEQRPLWLLREIYASNVRSPSPGVALESHPLSCETTAGMPCAHSMAFTVFTLTIWMFLYAHSRQRWLAGKVVHGLIFSMWLSRLYLATEFLHQCVLGTFIGIQAMDALDQKNDYLWSRRRRWAVTGVFLLGGLAAAVYFVKLSLEIDPHWSVREAFKWCPDPSYMRHEASPIFFLVRDLGILMGIALASPLSNLDTKNASLWRRCIVLAILELFNFGMRWATPKQNGRFAFLAYELFRNAVHSLLLLKNLPRLR, from the exons ATGGATGGAAATCTTTGGGATTTGGCTGTGGAAACGTACAACCATGTGGTCACAGCAGAGCTACGCATCAACGAATTGGTGCAGGAGCG cTTGAGCCTTGGCGATCCGCTGTGGCGTTTTCTTAGCGTTTACATGGAGCCGGGACTCCTCTTCAATCTGGTGATTCCCCTGTGCGGCATCTACAGCCAGGCTCTGCTCACTCGGTTGCTCTTTGCGGTTGGTCTGGCCAGCACGCTCAACTCCTTTGTCAAGTG GATACTTCCCGAGCAGCGTCCTTTGTGGTTGCTCCGAGAGATCTACGCCAGCAATGTgcgcagccccagccccggcgTCGCATTGGAGAGTCATCCGCTGAGCTGTGAAACGACTGCCGGCATGCCCTGTGCCCATTCCATGGCCTTCACGGTGTTCACGCTTACCATCTGGATGTTCCTCTACGCTCACTCCCGCCAGCGGTGGCTCGCCGGTAAAGTGGTCCACGGCTTGATTTTCTCCATGTGGCTAAGCCGCCTGTACTTAGCCACGGAGTTTCTGCACCAATGCGTCCTAGGCACTTTCATTGGAATTCAGGCTATGGACGCACTCGACCAAAAGAATGACTATTTGTGGTCGAGGCGTCGTCGCTGGGCAGTGACTGGAGTGTTCCTGTTAGGTGGCCTTGCCGCTGCAGTGTATTTTGTGAAGCTTAGCCTGGAAATCGATCCGCATTGGTCGGTACGCGAG GCCTTCAAGTGGTGCCCAGATCCTTCATATATGCGACACGAGGCGAGTCCCATTTTCTTTCTGGTGCGCGACTTGGGAATTCTCATGGGCATAGCTCTGGCATCGCCCCTCTCTAATCT GGACACCAAAAATGCATCACTTTGGCGACGCTGCATTGTCCTGGCAATTCTGGAGCTGTTTAACTTCGGAATGCGTTGGGCCACGCCCAAGCAAAATGGACGTTTCGCCTTCTTGGCCTACGAGCTGTTCAGAAATGCTGTGCACTCTCTGTTACTTCTAAAGAACCTACCAAGACTCAGGTAG